Proteins from a genomic interval of Rosa chinensis cultivar Old Blush chromosome 2, RchiOBHm-V2, whole genome shotgun sequence:
- the LOC121051311 gene encoding uncharacterized protein LOC121051311 has protein sequence MRPRRRTRGETPPIPGDEHTPGGIAEALGRIVQQLTAALPGSRTDFTMERAKRHGAYSFSHAPEAMDAQNWLNKMERVFTQIHCPEDRKVGLAVDFLDGVAFDWWSYMSRDLEIDGPITWEQFKEHFTERYFGTAIRDRMKYEFLHLQKGDMTVTEFEQRFTQLAQFVPDMVSTERERIYRFVDALGGKYSDQLTGVPFTDYAEVVNAALRLETRYMSGIRPRDLGGPSQGPPKKAASTSGSGSSAGSGQSSGSGAGSRYRRGGRDMRFPRGQFSGRPFGQSRVGFGGQHRAPARQTAPFGQYQSVGCFECGQQGHFRRDCPLLTQRAAFTPYQTAGQSSAGTSISGTVASTSGTHHSSAARGSPQRGRGQRGRPTTQARLHAMTQQEGHDSPDVIIGTLSVFGQPAYTLIDPGASHSFMSSRIACFANVPSSLLIGEWNVLLPAGASLKIEWVFRGCDVLIEGVSLEVDLIPLDLVEFDVILGMEFLATHRANIDCFRKIVIFRSPGKPMITFQGERNVLASCMISALTAEKLLNKGSQAYLAHVVDTNREELSIREIPVGDRFHY, from the exons ATGCGTCCTAGACGCCGGACTCGTGGGGAAACCCCTCCCATTCCAGGAGATGAGCATACTCCTGGAGGAATAGCGGAAGCGTTGGGACGTATTGTGCAGCAGTTGACTGCAGCGCTTCCGGGCTCCAGAACTGACTTTACCATGGAGCGAGCGAAGAGGCATGGAGCTTATAGCTTCTCTCATGCTCCTGAGGCTATGGATGCCCAGAATTGGTTGAACAAAATGGAAAGAGTCTTCACTCAAATCCATTGCCCCGAGGATCGAAAAGTGGGCTTAGCGGTGGATTTTCTGGATGGTGTAGCTTTTGATTGGTGGTCTTATATGAGCAGGGACTTAGAGATTGATGGCCCAATTACTTGGGAACAGTTCAAGGAGCACTTTACTGAGAGATATTTTGGCACAGCCATTCGGGATAGGATGAAATATGAGTTCTTGCATCTGCAAAAGGGGGACATGACCGTAACAGAATTTGAACAACGGTTCACCCAACTGGCCCAGTTTGTGCCTGATATGGTTAGCACTGAGAGGGAGCGGATTTATAGGTTTGTGGATGCTTTGGGGGGTAAGTATTCTGATCAGCTGACCGGAGTACCATTTACTGATTATGCTGAGGTCGTTAATGCTGCTTTACGACTTGAGACTAGGTATATGTCTGGTATCCGACCTCGGGATTTGGGTGGCCCCAGTCAGGGCCCACCCAAGAAGGCTGCTTCCACTTCTGGGTCAGGATCTTCAGCAGGCAGCGGACAGAGTAGTGGGTCTGGTGCTGGATCTCGTTATAGACGCGGGGGGCGTGACATGAGATTCCCTCGGGGGCAGTTTAGTGGACGCCCGTTTGGGCAGAGCAGAGTTGGTTTTGGTGGTCAGCATAGGGCTCCAGCTAGGCAGACAGCCCCGTTTGGGCAGTACCAGTCAGTCGGATGCTTTGAGTGTGGACAGCAGGGCCACTTTAGGAGGGATTGCCCTCTATTGACTCAGAGAGCTGCATTTACCCCTTATCAGACCGCGGGTCAGTCTTCTGCCGGTACGTCTATTAGTGGTACCGTGGCTTCTACTAGCGGTACCCATCATAGTTCAGCAGCCCGTGGCAGCCCGCAGCGGGGTAGGGGTCAGAGAGGACGTCCTACCACTCAGGCTAGGTTGCATGCCATGACGCAGCAGGAGGGCCACGACTCACCAGATGTTATCATTGGTACGTTGTCTGTTTTTGGTCAGCCTGCTTATACTTTAATTGATCCTGGTGCATCGCATTCTTTTATGTCGAGTAGAATTGCATGTTTTGCGAATGTGCCATCATCACTTCTTATTGGTGAATGGAATGTGTTATTACCTGCTGGAGCATCACTTAAGATAGAATGGGTTTTTAGAGGTTGTGATGTTTTGATTGAGGGTGTTAGTTTGGAGGTTGATTTAATTCCATTAGACCTTGTTGAATTTGATGTGATTTTGGGGATGGAGTTTTTGGCGACTCATCGGGCTAATATTGATTGCTTTCGTAAGATTGTGATCTTTCGAAGTCCAGGAAAGCCAATGATTACCTTTCAGGGAGAACGTAATGTTCTAGCTTCCTGTATGATTTCCGCTTTGACCGCGGAGAAGCTGTTGAATAAGGGAagtcaggcttatttggcacatgtggtgGACACTAATAGGGAAGAGCTGAGTATTAGAGAGATACCAGTG GGAGATAGATTTCACTATTGA